The DNA segment TACCAAGAATCCGTTACCACGATGAGTGCTCCTAACGCAAGTACTGCAATGGTTGGCACTGTTTCGACTTCTATCGATGAAGGGAACACAATGTCGGTGAGCGTTACAACAACAGTTTCGGCTCCGGCAATAACTAGGTCTTTGTCACTTGAGTTCGAGGCTGACATGCCTCCGGGATACGAGAGGGAGCGTTTTAGCACAGCGACTCCTGGAACGGGACCTTCTTCTCTCAATACGGGGATGACGCAGCCTCCTGATGtgtcagcaacagcaacaacttCCCCGCTTGTCTCAACACAGGGGGTGTCTCTAAGCACCAGTTCACCGGTATTTACGTCAGCTTCAGGCTCAAGAGGTTACTACTATCAGCCAGCCCAACCTGTTTACACAACCGCGGTTGGGACAACGGCTCAATACTTTTCACTGGCGGATAACTTTTAGTTTCCTCCATTGTACTCAGCGGCGTTAACCGCGGCAATGTCCACACCGCCCCATCAACCAGTGGTAATGCCGAGAGCCGTATTGAACACCCCATTTACCCCCGGGAACTAGACTTACAGTCCACCTTATTACTACATGCCACCATATGGTTACGCACCTCCCCATATGTACAGGAACCCATACAAAGGAAACCAGGCGGCCCAATGGGGTTTTCAGTATCCACAACCTCCGTTGTGGCATGGAGGCCACATTCCATATGTTATGCCTAGCTAAAATATCAACAATACCAGACAACAACTCAACTATGGCCAAACCTGGACATTGTCCATAACCCAGACAGTAACTCCGCCAATCACTCAGGGCGCGCCTGTGTTAATCCAACTAGATGAGGAAGATGAGTTGACCAGGCCATATAAGCCAGCCGAGGTCACTTTTAGATCAAAGTTTTTCAGGCGTATAGCGGAAGCTCCTATAAAAGAAAAACCAAAGATGTTGCCCACTATGGGAAACTATGATGGGACTAGCGATCCTGATGATCATATTAATTTGTTTAGAAGAGCGGGGGAAGTAGCCTTGTGGCCAATGCCCCTTTGGTGCAAGATGTTTGTTCAAACTCTAGTAGGAGCAGCTCGTGTTTGGTGGGACAGTCTCCCTATGGGAGGACTCGATAGCTTTGATGAATTGGTAACAAAGTTTTCGCATCAGTTCAGTCAACAGCGGAGACATACCAAGGATTGGAATGAAGTGTTACATATACGCCGACGAGACAACATGACAGTAGAGAATTTCTTGAGGAGATTTAACAAAGAAAGCATTGCCATTCCCGGCCTAACCCAAGATTTGGCGTGTGGTGCCTTCTTACAGGGCGTGAATATTGATGAACTCCTCAGGAAGTTATATGACAGGAACAAAGTTCCGGATACTACAGAGGAAATTATGAGAATCACCAAGGTCTATGTACGCCAAGAAAAATCGATCATAGCAAGTCACGCGGCGAACAAGAAGATCTTAAgtttttaacaaaagttttttATACCGCTTTAAATTTAGTTCATATGTATATGAAACTTAAAATTTTTGTCTTTTCTTATATGAATAAAAATCTTGCATATTTATTGTTTAATCACTAATATGAAacttaaatataataataaaacatatacGCAACATATAAACCTAaagttttaaaacttaattgtttttttaaatatacttCAACATCATATATAGTATTTAAAACGTTAACATTATTTTTTTTCAATGCTCAAACTTGCTCCAACTACTAATGTGTCAGTTACAGAGAAGATAAAAGATACTTGACCTCCAAAAGATATAACAGTCAAACAggaaaagataaaaagaaaataatgGGATCCCTTTTGATGACGACGAATGGTGGCCTAACAATATAGATGAGACAAGTGAGATGCATAAGGCGTATGACTAAATTGATTTCATTATGATGCAAGTGGTTCATACTTGAACTTTTAGTTTTCAACTTTTATGTTTAAGACTTATTTTTCCTTAGTATTCGTGTGTTACTTTTGCATAAGTGGTTTCATGAAGTACACAATAGTTTATGTTTAAgacttattttttttaattcatgTATTCTCATTTGAGCTGTATTTGAATTTTCCTACATATATCCACGACAATGATGCTGCAATAAAtatatacgaataagaaaactacaaTAAACGAGTATAGCAATGCAAAGTGTTACCCCGTCGCATCGTGCGAATTTATAAGCTTATATGACTAACAAGACCATATTCGCTTTTCTCTagattatatatacacacactcatGTTTGTTACTTAATTATTCATATACTTGTAACCAACAAAGTACATGTGTAAAACATATAGTTTAGTAAGGAGCTTGACCAGCGTAATTTCCAGGAGGATAATAGCTGCAAATAATGAACCACCAACCATTGTTAGTGCACTGAACCCTAGCACAACCAAGTTGAATGGAATTACGCCATACCACTTGAGTATAGTGTCCACAAACCTGTCCATTAGTACATGTATTTGTAATATACTCATAATAACGTTTCTCATCTATCCACAAATTCACACCCGCGGTACCTGTGAAGGTTCCACTACCCTCGGCAAGGTTCTCACCATATGGTCCACCAGAGTGGACCAGATTGCAATCCCCTATTCTTTGGTTAGCATAGTTTTGAGCATAGGCAGCGACAGTAGCGTTCCATACCATGTTTCCAACGCCAACTTGGGCACGGGCTGAATTATGAGCATTTAAGTAATCTTGTGGGGAGTTTTGTGCATGGGTGATGGTGGCTAGAGTGGTTAAGAAAAAAATAAGAGTAAATGACCCCATTTGGCACGTTAATAATTGGTCGATAGGTGTTTGATGATGGGTAGACATGAATGAAGACTAGCTATTTATAGAAGGAATGTCTTTATATATTTAATTGAATCGAAGCAAAGTCAGCAAGAAAACTTCTTGTTTGCTTAAAATACACTAGTTGCTGCTGCAAATTCATTCCCCATTGGGGCTTACACTATTATTCTTGGTTATTATTTCTTTTACTAAAAGAATATACCATTTTGAAGCCGTGTAACATGACGTGTATATTATATTTGTTTTGTATATTGTATTGTTTTCCATATGCTTTCTTGAGGTGGTTAACAAAAGAAACGTATATAGATCAGAAAATATATATTGAAGAAAGAAATAAATGATTTGTATAGTAGCTGATATACAAATTATTTATAGTACTAAAAGATCGGATATGAGTCTCGGTCAAAAATCTAGATTTAGGGTTAGTCTCGGTCGATCAAGTCGTGTCTCGTCTAGTTCGTACACGAGCCCAGTTTTGACTTTTCGATGTAACTTACATATGATTTTTCCAAATAGAATAATAACAATCAATACATATAAACAAG comes from the Helianthus annuus cultivar XRQ/B chromosome 4, HanXRQr2.0-SUNRISE, whole genome shotgun sequence genome and includes:
- the LOC110883659 gene encoding pathogenesis-related protein 1A — translated: MGSFTLIFFLTTLATITHAQNSPQDYLNAHNSARAQVGVGNMVWNATVAAYAQNYANQRIGDCNLVHSGGPYGENLAEGSGTFTGTAGVNLWIDEKRYYEYITNTCTNGQVCGHYTQVVWRNSIQLGCARVQCTNNGWWFIICSYYPPGNYAGQAPY